A genome region from Thermomonospora amylolytica includes the following:
- the hrcA gene encoding heat-inducible transcriptional repressor HrcA — protein sequence MLDDRKLAVLRAIVEDYVSTNEPVGSKALVERHSLGVSPATIRNDMAVLEEQGYITQPHTSAGRVPTDKGYRLFVDRLSTIKPLSAAERRAIETFLNGAYDLDDVVGRTVRLLAQLTRQVAVVQYPSLSRSSVRHVELVPVAEQRLLLVLITNTGRVEQRVIETPAEVSDESVAHLRALLNACLDGCLLADAPTAVADLPEQVAPDDRPVAATVLSVLLETLVDKHEEKIVFAGAANLAHVDFSQSLRDVLEALEEQVVLMRLLGEAGDSSSLTVRIGTENPHERLRSTSVVAAGYGVGDQALARLGVLGPTRMDYPSTMGAVRAVARYVGQILAGS from the coding sequence GTGCTCGACGACCGCAAACTCGCGGTGCTGCGCGCCATCGTCGAGGACTACGTCTCCACCAACGAGCCGGTGGGCTCGAAGGCGTTGGTGGAGCGGCACAGCCTGGGCGTCTCGCCGGCGACCATCCGCAACGACATGGCCGTGCTGGAGGAGCAGGGCTACATCACCCAGCCGCACACCAGCGCCGGCCGGGTCCCCACCGACAAGGGGTACCGGCTGTTCGTGGACCGGTTGTCGACGATCAAGCCCCTGTCGGCCGCCGAACGGCGGGCCATCGAGACGTTCCTGAACGGCGCCTACGACCTCGACGACGTGGTCGGCCGGACGGTGCGGCTGCTGGCGCAGCTGACCCGGCAGGTGGCGGTGGTGCAGTACCCGTCGCTGTCGCGTTCCTCGGTCCGGCACGTGGAACTGGTGCCGGTGGCCGAGCAGCGGCTGCTGCTGGTGCTGATCACCAACACCGGGCGGGTGGAGCAGCGGGTGATCGAGACCCCCGCCGAGGTCTCCGACGAGTCGGTGGCGCACCTGCGCGCCCTGCTCAACGCCTGTCTGGACGGCTGCCTGCTGGCCGACGCCCCGACCGCGGTGGCCGACCTGCCCGAGCAGGTCGCGCCCGACGACCGACCGGTCGCCGCCACCGTGCTGTCGGTGCTGCTGGAGACCCTGGTCGACAAGCACGAGGAGAAGATCGTCTTCGCCGGCGCGGCCAACCTGGCGCACGTGGACTTCTCGCAGAGCCTGCGCGACGTGCTGGAGGCCCTGGAGGAGCAGGTGGTGCTGATGCGCCTGCTCGGGGAGGCCGGCGATTCGTCTAGTCTGACGGTACGGATCGGCACCGAGAATCCACACGAGCGTCTGCGGTCCACCTCCGTGGTGGCCGCCGGTTACGGCGTCGGCGACCAGGCACTGGCCCGGCTGGGCGTGCTGGGGCCGACGCGGATGGACTACCCCAGCACGATGGGAGCGGTACGGGCAGTGGCACGTTACGTCGGACAGATCCTCGCGGGGTCGTAA
- the dnaJ gene encoding molecular chaperone DnaJ → MARDYYAILGVRRDASPDEIKKAYRRLARELHPDVNPDPETQERFKEITQAYEVLSDPKKREMYDLGADPFAPGGAAGAGAGFGAAGFPFSDIMDAFFGTATSRGPRSRARRGRNATLRVELDLAETAFGTTRELAIDTAVVCTTCSGAGTAPGTHPETCETCHGRGEVQQVTRSFLGQVMTARPCPHCGGYGSVIRHPCPECSGDGRVRTRRTIKVRIPAGVESGTHIQLAGEGEVGPGGGPAGDLFLEIVERPHPIFEREGDDLHCTVQIPMTAAALGTQVIIETLDGPEEVDIRPGTQSGQVIPLYGRGVRHLNESGRGDLMIHVNVETPTKLDEEQEELLRRLAKLRGEERPPGKFAPGQQGFFSRLRDVFNSH, encoded by the coding sequence GTGGCACGCGACTACTACGCGATCCTGGGGGTGCGCCGCGACGCGAGCCCGGACGAGATCAAGAAGGCCTACCGGCGGCTCGCGCGCGAACTCCACCCGGACGTCAATCCGGACCCGGAGACCCAGGAGCGCTTCAAGGAGATCACCCAGGCCTACGAGGTGCTCTCCGATCCGAAGAAGCGGGAGATGTACGACCTGGGCGCGGACCCGTTCGCACCGGGCGGGGCCGCCGGGGCGGGCGCCGGCTTCGGCGCGGCCGGGTTCCCGTTCAGCGACATCATGGACGCCTTCTTCGGGACCGCGACCTCGCGGGGGCCGCGCAGCCGTGCCCGGCGCGGCCGCAACGCCACGCTGCGGGTGGAACTGGACCTGGCCGAGACCGCGTTCGGCACCACCCGCGAGCTGGCCATCGACACCGCCGTGGTGTGCACCACCTGCTCCGGCGCCGGCACCGCGCCCGGCACCCACCCGGAGACCTGCGAGACCTGCCACGGCCGCGGTGAGGTGCAGCAGGTCACCCGGTCGTTCCTGGGCCAGGTGATGACCGCCCGGCCGTGCCCGCACTGCGGCGGCTACGGCAGCGTGATCCGGCACCCGTGCCCGGAGTGCTCCGGCGACGGCCGGGTCCGCACCCGCCGCACCATCAAGGTGCGGATCCCCGCCGGCGTGGAGAGCGGCACGCACATCCAGCTGGCCGGCGAGGGCGAGGTCGGCCCCGGCGGCGGCCCGGCCGGCGACCTGTTCCTGGAGATCGTCGAACGCCCGCACCCGATCTTCGAACGGGAGGGCGACGACCTGCACTGCACCGTGCAGATCCCGATGACGGCGGCGGCGCTGGGCACCCAGGTGATCATCGAGACCCTGGACGGCCCCGAGGAGGTCGACATCCGGCCCGGCACCCAGTCCGGGCAGGTGATCCCGCTGTACGGGCGGGGCGTGCGGCACCTCAACGAGTCCGGCCGCGGCGACCTGATGATCCATGTGAACGTCGAGACGCCCACCAAGCTGGACGAGGAGCAGGAGGAACTGCTGCGCCGGCTGGCCAAGCTGCGCGGCGAGGAACGCCCGCCCGGCAAGTTCGCCCCCGGCCAGCAGGGCTTCTTCTCCCGCCTGCGGGACGTCTTCAACAGCCACTAG
- a CDS encoding 16S rRNA (uracil(1498)-N(3))-methyltransferase, with product MSAPVFLIEAARLTADRVVLDGPEGRHAVTVRRLRPGERVDLTDGAGLLAEGVVAAVEGKDRLVVDVLARHRHDPPSPRLVVVQALPKGDRGELAVETMTEVGVDEIVPWQAARSITRWRADRKDKALARWRSTAREAAKQSRRSRLPEVADLADTARVAARLSAAARALVLHEQASVPLRAVDLPATGDIVVVVGPEGGITDEELDLFTESGAVPVRLGPTVLRTSTAGVAAAAVLLSATGRW from the coding sequence GTGAGCGCCCCCGTCTTCCTGATCGAGGCCGCCCGCCTGACCGCCGACCGGGTCGTCCTGGACGGCCCGGAGGGCAGGCACGCGGTCACCGTCCGCCGCCTGCGCCCCGGTGAGCGGGTGGACCTCACCGACGGCGCCGGCCTGCTCGCCGAGGGCGTCGTCGCCGCGGTCGAGGGCAAGGACCGTCTGGTGGTGGACGTGCTGGCGCGCCACCGTCACGACCCGCCCAGTCCCCGGCTGGTGGTCGTGCAGGCCCTGCCCAAGGGCGACCGCGGGGAACTGGCCGTGGAGACCATGACCGAGGTCGGGGTCGACGAGATCGTCCCCTGGCAGGCCGCCCGTTCCATCACCCGCTGGCGTGCCGACCGCAAGGACAAGGCCCTGGCCCGCTGGCGCTCGACCGCCCGCGAGGCCGCCAAGCAGTCCCGCCGCAGCCGCCTGCCCGAGGTCGCCGACCTGGCCGACACCGCCCGGGTCGCCGCCCGGCTGTCCGCCGCCGCCCGCGCCCTCGTCCTGCACGAGCAGGCGAGCGTCCCCCTGCGCGCCGTCGACCTGCCCGCCACGGGCGACATCGTCGTGGTGGTCGGCCCCGAGGGCGGCATCACCGACGAGGAACTCGACCTGTTCACCGAGTCCGGCGCCGTCCCCGTCCGCCTGGGCCCCACCGTCCTGCGCACCTCCACCGCCGGCGTCGCCGCCGCGGCCGTCCTCCTCAGCGCCACCGGCCGCTGGTGA
- a CDS encoding SigE family RNA polymerase sigma factor: protein MPFRKPDGEGTRPTDVTETLVARGTAGAMSVAWDADQAVTALYASNYRPLVRLAAMLVRDVATAEEVVQEAFIAMHGGWRRLRDPDKALSYLRQAVVNRSRSVLRHRAVVEKYAPKGLPDAPSAELGAIVELERSAVVDALAKLPTRQREALVLRYYADLSEAEIARAMGISRGAVKSHTARGMAALRNVLEQLS from the coding sequence ATGCCCTTTCGTAAACCGGACGGCGAGGGAACGCGTCCCACGGATGTGACCGAGACCCTCGTGGCCAGGGGCACGGCCGGGGCGATGTCCGTCGCCTGGGACGCCGACCAAGCCGTGACCGCGCTGTACGCGTCCAACTACCGCCCGCTGGTGCGGCTGGCCGCCATGCTGGTGCGCGACGTCGCCACCGCGGAGGAGGTCGTCCAGGAGGCGTTCATCGCCATGCACGGCGGGTGGCGGCGGCTGCGCGATCCCGACAAGGCGCTGTCGTACCTGCGCCAGGCGGTGGTGAACCGCTCGCGCTCGGTGCTGCGGCACCGGGCCGTGGTGGAGAAGTACGCCCCCAAGGGACTCCCCGACGCGCCCAGCGCCGAGCTCGGCGCCATCGTCGAGCTGGAGCGCAGCGCGGTGGTCGACGCCCTGGCCAAGCTGCCCACCCGGCAGCGCGAGGCGCTCGTCCTGCGCTACTACGCAGACCTGTCCGAAGCCGAGATCGCCCGTGCGATGGGCATCAGCCGCGGCGCGGTCAAGAGCCACACCGCCCGTGGCATGGCCGCCCTGCGCAACGTCCTGGAGCAACTGTCATGA
- a CDS encoding histidine triad nucleotide-binding protein — translation MSTSDCLFCKIVSGEVPAQIVRESERVVAFRDINPQAPTHVLVIPREHHVNVAALAGADAALLGEVLAEAHRVAVDEGVADSGYRVVFNTGPGAGQTVFHVHAHVLGGRGLNWPPG, via the coding sequence GTGTCCACCTCGGACTGCCTGTTCTGCAAGATCGTCTCCGGTGAGGTGCCGGCCCAGATCGTCCGGGAGTCGGAGCGCGTCGTGGCGTTCCGCGACATCAACCCGCAGGCGCCCACCCACGTGCTGGTCATCCCGCGCGAGCACCACGTCAACGTGGCCGCGCTGGCCGGCGCCGACGCCGCCCTGCTCGGCGAGGTGCTGGCCGAGGCGCATCGGGTCGCCGTGGACGAGGGCGTCGCCGACTCCGGCTACCGGGTGGTGTTCAACACCGGCCCGGGGGCCGGGCAGACGGTCTTCCACGTGCACGCGCACGTGCTCGGCGGCCGCGGCCTGAACTGGCCGCCGGGCTGA
- a CDS encoding PhoH family protein: MVEITHAGAAGRGGGRVSQVKIVVPDDHSMVSLLGSRDELLHVIERAFHSDIHVRGNEITVTGPEDEGELVSRLFTELIALLTSGAQLTPDAVERSLAMLRAETAESPAEVLTLDILSGRGRTIRPKTLNQKRYVDAIDRHTIVFGIGPAGTGKTYLAMAKAVKALQDKKVNRIILTRPAVEAGERLGFLPGTLYEKIDPYLRPLYDALHDMVDPDSIPRLISAGTIEVAPLAYMRGRTLNDSFIILDEAQNTSPEQMKMFLTRLGFGSKVVVTGDVTQVDLPSGQHSGLHVVQEILEGIDDIHFCRLTSNDVVRHKLVTQIVDAYDRFDRQSPTEVKPARGGPRKRR, translated from the coding sequence ATGGTGGAAATCACTCACGCGGGAGCCGCGGGCCGCGGTGGCGGCCGGGTCTCCCAGGTCAAGATCGTGGTGCCGGACGACCACTCCATGGTGAGCCTGCTGGGTTCCCGTGACGAGTTGCTGCACGTCATCGAGCGTGCCTTCCACAGCGACATCCATGTCCGGGGCAACGAGATCACCGTGACCGGCCCCGAGGACGAGGGCGAGCTGGTCTCCCGGCTGTTCACGGAGCTGATCGCGCTGCTCACCAGCGGCGCCCAGCTCACCCCCGACGCGGTGGAGCGGAGCCTGGCGATGCTGCGCGCCGAGACCGCCGAGTCGCCCGCCGAGGTCCTCACCCTGGACATCCTGTCCGGGCGGGGCCGCACGATCCGCCCCAAGACGCTCAACCAGAAGCGCTACGTCGACGCCATCGACAGGCACACGATCGTGTTCGGCATCGGCCCGGCCGGGACCGGCAAGACGTACCTGGCCATGGCCAAGGCGGTCAAGGCGCTGCAGGACAAGAAGGTCAACCGGATCATCCTCACCCGTCCCGCGGTGGAGGCGGGGGAGCGGCTGGGCTTCCTGCCCGGCACGCTGTACGAGAAGATCGACCCGTACCTGCGGCCGCTGTACGACGCGCTGCACGACATGGTCGACCCCGACTCGATCCCCCGGCTGATCAGCGCGGGCACCATCGAGGTGGCGCCGCTGGCCTACATGCGCGGGCGCACCCTGAACGACTCGTTCATCATCCTGGACGAGGCGCAGAACACCTCGCCCGAGCAGATGAAGATGTTCCTGACCCGGCTGGGCTTCGGCTCCAAGGTCGTGGTCACCGGTGACGTCACCCAGGTGGACCTGCCCAGCGGCCAGCACAGCGGCCTGCATGTGGTGCAGGAGATCCTCGAGGGCATCGACGACATCCACTTCTGCAGGCTGACCAGCAACGACGTGGTGCGCCACAAGCTGGTCACGCAGATCGTGGACGCCTACGACCGGTTCGACCGGCAGTCCCCCACCGAGGTCAAGCCGGCCCGCGGCGGCCCCCGCAAGCGGCGGTGA
- the ybeY gene encoding rRNA maturation RNase YbeY, giving the protein MSIEVLNESGVEVDEERLARLARHVLDGLRVHPLAELSVLLVDEPAMSELHEKWMGEPGPTDVLAFPMDELRPGHQPGGSDDDAADPALLGDVVLCPAVAARQGAEAGHGTLAELELLCTHGILHLLGYDHAEPEEHKEMFDLQARLLRSWRDERSRT; this is encoded by the coding sequence ATGAGCATCGAGGTCCTCAACGAGTCCGGCGTCGAGGTCGACGAGGAGCGGCTGGCCCGGCTGGCCCGGCACGTGCTGGACGGGCTGCGGGTGCATCCGCTGGCGGAGCTGTCGGTGCTGCTGGTGGACGAGCCGGCGATGAGCGAGCTGCACGAGAAGTGGATGGGCGAGCCCGGCCCCACCGACGTGCTGGCGTTCCCCATGGACGAGCTGCGGCCCGGCCACCAGCCCGGCGGTTCCGACGACGACGCGGCCGACCCGGCGCTGCTCGGCGACGTGGTGCTGTGCCCGGCCGTGGCCGCCCGCCAGGGCGCCGAGGCCGGCCACGGCACCCTCGCCGAGCTGGAGCTGCTGTGCACCCACGGCATCCTCCACCTGCTGGGGTACGACCACGCCGAGCCCGAGGAGCACAAGGAGATGTTCGACCTGCAGGCGCGGCTGCTGCGCTCCTGGCGGGACGAACGCTCCCGGACATGA
- a CDS encoding hemolysin family protein produces MSTAHGWLVTIAAGLVVVAGLLASVEAALTTVSRVRVEELVRQGRRGADLLAEVVADPARYLNLVLLLRISCELAATVIVADLCISWLAESWRAYAAAALVMIVVIYVVVGVGPRTLGRQHADRIALAGAAAIHPLTRVLGPLPRLLILVGNALTPGKGFREGPFATEAELRDLVDLAEQRSLIEPDEREMIHSVFELGDTLVREVMVPRTDIVFIERGKTLRQVLSLALRSGFSRIPVVGENEDDVVGIAYLKDVVRRAHEHPGGESVELVESVMRPATYVPDSKPIDELLREMQAQQTHVAIVIDEYGGTAGLVTIEDILEEIVGEIADEYDREIPRVEWLEEGERARVTARLPADELGELFGVEIDVEEVDTVGGLLAYALGRVPIEGSTATVAGLELTAESIAGRRNRIGTVLVRRAPGEEPAGRDAGSARARG; encoded by the coding sequence ATGAGCACGGCGCACGGCTGGCTGGTGACCATCGCGGCCGGGCTGGTCGTGGTGGCGGGGCTGCTGGCCAGTGTGGAGGCCGCGCTGACCACGGTGTCGCGGGTCCGGGTGGAGGAGCTGGTCCGCCAGGGCCGGCGGGGCGCCGACCTGCTGGCCGAGGTGGTCGCGGACCCGGCCCGGTACCTCAACCTGGTGCTGCTGCTGCGGATCAGCTGCGAGCTGGCCGCCACCGTGATCGTGGCGGACCTGTGCATCTCCTGGCTGGCCGAGAGCTGGCGGGCGTACGCGGCCGCCGCCCTGGTCATGATCGTGGTGATCTACGTGGTGGTGGGGGTGGGGCCGCGCACCCTGGGCCGCCAGCACGCCGACCGGATCGCGCTGGCCGGGGCGGCGGCGATCCATCCGCTGACCCGGGTGCTGGGGCCGCTGCCGAGGCTGCTGATCCTGGTGGGCAACGCGCTGACCCCGGGCAAGGGGTTCCGGGAGGGGCCGTTCGCCACCGAGGCGGAGCTGCGCGACCTGGTCGACCTGGCCGAGCAGCGCAGCCTGATCGAGCCGGACGAGCGCGAGATGATCCACTCGGTGTTCGAGCTGGGCGACACGCTGGTCCGCGAGGTGATGGTGCCGCGCACCGACATCGTGTTCATCGAGCGCGGCAAGACCCTGCGGCAGGTGCTGTCGCTGGCGCTGCGCAGCGGGTTCTCCCGGATCCCGGTGGTGGGCGAGAACGAGGACGACGTGGTCGGCATCGCCTACCTCAAGGACGTCGTGCGGCGCGCCCACGAGCATCCCGGCGGCGAGTCGGTGGAGCTGGTGGAGTCGGTGATGCGCCCGGCCACCTACGTGCCCGACAGCAAGCCCATCGACGAGCTGCTGCGCGAGATGCAGGCGCAGCAGACCCACGTGGCCATCGTGATCGACGAGTACGGCGGCACCGCCGGGCTGGTCACCATCGAGGACATCCTGGAGGAGATCGTCGGGGAGATCGCCGACGAGTACGACCGGGAGATCCCGCGGGTGGAGTGGCTGGAGGAGGGCGAGCGGGCGCGGGTCACCGCCCGGCTGCCGGCCGACGAGCTGGGCGAGCTGTTCGGCGTGGAGATCGACGTGGAGGAGGTGGACACGGTCGGCGGGCTGCTGGCGTACGCGCTGGGCCGGGTGCCGATCGAGGGGTCCACCGCCACCGTGGCGGGCCTGGAGCTGACCGCCGAGAGCATCGCCGGCCGCCGCAACCGGATCGGGACCGTGCTGGTGCGCCGGGCGCCCGGCGAGGAGCCCGCCGGCCGGGACGCCGGCTCGGCGCGGGCCCGCGGCTGA
- a CDS encoding cytidine/deoxycytidylate deaminase family protein, which translates to MSEISAEDAKIITLARSSRARNGAAEGAAVRDETGRTYAATSVDLPSLKLSALQVAVAMAVSSGAEDLEAAAVVTAAEQVPDADVAAVRALGGKAPILLAAPDGSLRATLAP; encoded by the coding sequence GTGAGCGAGATCAGTGCCGAGGACGCGAAGATCATCACGCTGGCCCGTTCCTCCCGGGCCCGCAACGGCGCCGCCGAGGGCGCGGCCGTGCGTGACGAGACCGGCCGGACCTACGCGGCGACCAGCGTGGACCTGCCCTCGCTGAAGCTGTCGGCGCTGCAGGTGGCGGTGGCCATGGCGGTGTCCAGCGGCGCCGAGGACCTGGAGGCCGCCGCCGTCGTCACCGCCGCCGAGCAGGTCCCGGACGCCGATGTCGCGGCGGTCCGCGCGCTGGGCGGCAAGGCGCCGATCCTGCTCGCCGCCCCCGACGGGTCGCTGCGCGCCACGCTGGCGCCCTGA
- the era gene encoding GTPase Era, whose amino-acid sequence MTSPQTTTDTTAGGFKSGFACFIGRPNVGKSTLMNALVGTKVAITSSRPQTTRRAIRGIVHRPDAQLIVVDTPGLHKPRTLLGERLDSLVRSTLTEVDVIGFCVPADEKVGPGDRFIARELANVRGTPVVAIVTKTDLADRGQVAEQLLRVERLGDFTDIVPVSAVDGFQVDLLADLLISHLPEGMALYPEGDLTDEPEHVLVAELIREAALEGVRDELPHSIAVVVDEMSPREGRDDLVDVYAHLFVERPSQKAIVIGRKGSRLREVGTAARKQIEALLGVRIYLDLRISVAKDWQRDPKQLRRLGFDA is encoded by the coding sequence GTGACATCGCCGCAGACCACGACCGACACGACCGCCGGTGGCTTCAAGTCCGGGTTCGCCTGTTTCATCGGACGCCCCAACGTGGGCAAGTCGACCCTGATGAACGCCCTGGTCGGCACCAAGGTGGCGATCACCAGCAGCCGTCCGCAGACCACCCGGCGGGCCATCCGCGGCATCGTGCACCGGCCCGACGCCCAGCTGATCGTGGTGGACACCCCGGGTCTGCACAAGCCGCGCACCCTGCTGGGCGAACGGCTGGACAGCCTGGTGCGCTCCACCCTCACCGAGGTGGACGTGATCGGGTTCTGCGTGCCGGCCGACGAGAAGGTGGGCCCCGGCGACCGGTTCATCGCCCGGGAGCTGGCCAACGTGCGCGGGACCCCGGTGGTGGCCATCGTCACCAAGACCGACCTGGCCGACCGCGGACAGGTCGCCGAGCAGCTGCTGCGGGTGGAACGGCTCGGCGACTTCACCGACATCGTGCCGGTCTCCGCGGTCGACGGCTTCCAGGTGGACCTGCTCGCCGACCTGCTGATCTCGCACCTGCCGGAGGGCATGGCGCTGTACCCGGAGGGCGACCTCACCGACGAGCCCGAGCACGTGCTGGTGGCCGAGCTGATCCGGGAGGCGGCGCTGGAGGGCGTCCGCGACGAGCTGCCGCACTCCATCGCCGTCGTGGTGGACGAGATGTCGCCCCGGGAGGGCCGCGACGACCTGGTCGACGTGTACGCCCACCTGTTCGTGGAGCGTCCCAGCCAGAAGGCCATCGTGATCGGCCGCAAGGGCTCCCGGCTCCGCGAGGTGGGCACCGCCGCCCGCAAGCAGATCGAGGCGCTGCTGGGCGTCCGGATCTATCTGGACCTGCGGATCAGCGTCGCCAAGGACTGGCAGCGCGACCCCAAGCAGCTCCGCCGCCTGGGCTTCGACGCGTGA
- the ddaH gene encoding dimethylargininase, translating to MPENVTESPGRPGVALVRPPGPRLAEGLVTHIDRRPVDLELARRQHEGYTAALAAAGWRIRQVPPADDLPDAVFVEDTVIVVDGLAVLGRSGAPERRAETAGTERAVRELGLRVARIEAPGTLDGGDVLQVGDTVYVGLSGRTDEEAIRRLSAMLGALGRRVVPVRVAGALHLKSAMTALPDGTLIGMPDLVDVSVLPGLRVAPEPAGSHVVVLGEDHVLLAASAPRTAEMLRADGLRVTVVDIGEFEALEGCVTCLSVLVHDHR from the coding sequence GTGCCCGAGAACGTCACCGAATCCCCCGGCCGGCCGGGAGTCGCGCTGGTCCGCCCTCCGGGGCCGCGCCTGGCGGAGGGGCTGGTCACCCACATCGACCGGCGGCCGGTCGACCTGGAGCTGGCCCGGCGGCAGCACGAGGGCTACACGGCGGCGCTGGCCGCGGCGGGCTGGCGGATCCGGCAGGTGCCGCCCGCCGACGACCTGCCCGACGCGGTGTTCGTGGAGGACACCGTGATCGTGGTGGACGGGCTGGCGGTGCTGGGCCGTTCCGGCGCCCCGGAGCGCCGCGCCGAGACCGCCGGGACGGAGCGGGCCGTACGGGAGCTCGGGCTGCGGGTCGCGCGGATCGAGGCGCCCGGCACGCTGGACGGCGGGGACGTCCTCCAGGTCGGCGACACGGTCTACGTGGGGCTGTCCGGCCGCACCGACGAGGAGGCGATCCGCCGGCTGTCGGCGATGCTGGGGGCGCTGGGCCGGCGGGTGGTGCCGGTGCGGGTCGCCGGCGCCCTGCACCTGAAGTCCGCGATGACGGCGCTGCCGGACGGCACGCTGATCGGCATGCCGGACCTGGTGGACGTCTCGGTGCTGCCGGGCCTGCGGGTCGCGCCCGAGCCCGCGGGCTCGCACGTGGTGGTGCTGGGGGAGGACCACGTCCTGCTGGCCGCGTCCGCGCCCCGCACCGCCGAGATGCTGCGCGCCGACGGGCTGCGGGTCACCGTGGTGGACATCGGCGAGTTCGAGGCGCTGGAGGGCTGCGTGACCTGCCTGTCCGTGCTCGTTCACGATCACCGGTGA
- the leuA gene encoding 2-isopropylmalate synthase yields the protein MYPQQQPSGMPFERYRPFTPIRLTDRTWPDKVITQAPQWCAVDLRDGNQALIDPMDPHRKLKMFELLVRMGYKEIEVGFPAASQTDYDFVRKIIEEDRIPDDVVIQVLTQSRPELIERTFESVRGARQAIVHLYNSTSTLQRRVVFEQDRDGITQIAVQGAELCAKLAEDMGDTRIFFQYSPESFTGTELEYAVEVCNAVNEVWQPTPDRKVIVNLPATVEMATPNVYADQIEWMHRNLAFRDSIVLSLHPHNDRGTAVAAAELGYMAGADRIEGCLFGNGERTGNVCLVTLGMNLFSQGIDPMIDFSDIDEIRRTVEYCNQIPVHERHPYGGDLVYTAFSGSHQDAIKKGFHHLEKDAAEAGVPVDGFRWEVPYLPIDPKDVGRTYEAVIRVNSQSGKGGVAYIMKTEHSLDLPRRLQIEFSRVVQERTDAEGGEVTPDEMWQIFEREYLSGGPRIGLLAHRASSRVDEKDQLTCDVRVDGEIREIEGIGNGPISAFVDALATVGVRVRVLDYVEHSLSAGTDARAAAYIECEVDGEVLWGVGIDANTVTAALKGVLSAVNRAARRD from the coding sequence ATGTACCCGCAGCAGCAGCCCAGCGGCATGCCCTTCGAACGCTACCGCCCGTTCACCCCGATCCGGCTGACCGACCGCACCTGGCCCGACAAGGTCATCACCCAGGCCCCGCAGTGGTGCGCGGTGGACCTGCGCGACGGCAACCAGGCGCTGATCGACCCGATGGACCCGCACCGCAAGCTGAAGATGTTCGAGCTGCTGGTGCGGATGGGCTACAAGGAGATCGAGGTCGGCTTCCCGGCGGCCAGCCAGACCGACTACGACTTCGTCCGCAAGATCATCGAAGAGGACCGGATCCCCGACGACGTGGTGATCCAGGTGCTGACCCAGTCGCGGCCCGAGCTGATCGAGCGGACCTTCGAGTCGGTGCGCGGCGCCCGGCAGGCCATCGTCCACCTGTACAACTCCACCAGCACGCTGCAGCGGCGGGTGGTGTTCGAGCAGGACAGGGACGGCATCACGCAGATCGCGGTGCAGGGCGCCGAGCTGTGCGCCAAGCTGGCCGAGGACATGGGCGACACCCGGATCTTCTTCCAGTACTCGCCGGAGTCGTTCACCGGCACCGAGCTGGAGTACGCCGTCGAGGTCTGCAACGCCGTCAACGAGGTGTGGCAGCCCACCCCCGACCGCAAGGTCATCGTCAACCTGCCGGCCACCGTCGAGATGGCCACCCCGAACGTGTACGCCGACCAGATCGAGTGGATGCACCGCAACCTGGCGTTCCGCGACTCGATCGTGCTGTCGCTGCACCCGCACAACGACCGGGGCACCGCGGTGGCCGCCGCCGAGCTGGGCTACATGGCCGGGGCCGACCGGATCGAGGGCTGCCTGTTCGGCAACGGCGAGCGCACCGGCAACGTATGCCTGGTCACCCTGGGGATGAACCTGTTCTCCCAGGGCATCGACCCGATGATCGACTTCTCCGACATCGACGAGATCCGCCGCACCGTGGAGTACTGCAACCAGATCCCGGTGCACGAGCGGCACCCCTACGGCGGCGACCTGGTCTACACCGCCTTCTCCGGCTCCCACCAGGACGCCATCAAGAAGGGCTTCCACCACCTGGAGAAGGACGCGGCCGAGGCCGGCGTGCCGGTGGACGGGTTCCGCTGGGAGGTGCCGTACCTGCCGATCGACCCCAAGGACGTCGGCCGCACCTACGAGGCCGTGATCCGGGTCAACAGCCAGTCCGGCAAGGGCGGCGTGGCCTACATCATGAAGACCGAGCACTCGCTGGACCTGCCGCGCCGGCTGCAGATCGAGTTCTCCCGGGTGGTGCAGGAGCGCACCGACGCCGAGGGCGGCGAGGTCACCCCGGACGAGATGTGGCAGATCTTCGAGCGCGAGTACCTGTCCGGCGGGCCGCGCATCGGGCTGCTGGCGCACCGCGCCTCCTCCCGGGTGGACGAGAAGGACCAGCTCACCTGCGACGTGCGGGTGGACGGGGAGATCCGCGAGATCGAGGGCATCGGCAACGGCCCGATCTCGGCGTTCGTGGACGCCCTGGCCACGGTCGGCGTGCGCGTCCGGGTCCTGGACTACGTCGAGCACTCGCTGAGCGCGGGCACCGACGCCAGGGCCGCCGCCTACATCGAGTGCGAGGTGGACGGCGAGGTGCTGTGGGGCGTGGGCATCGATGCCAACACCGTCACCGCCGCCCTCAAGGGCGTGCTGTCGGCGGTCAACCGCGCGGCGCGGCGCGACTGA